Proteins encoded by one window of Acuticoccus sp. MNP-M23:
- the parA gene encoding ParA family partition ATPase — translation MIAALLNQKGGVGKTTLALHLAGEWARGGSTATLIDADPQGSALDWSERRSHEGLPRRFGVIGLARDTLHHEAPELARTADHVVIDGPPRVAGLMRSALLAADIILIPVQPSPFDGWASAEILRLIEEARIFRPQLAVRFVLNRCPARTIIARETGDALADQDPPALRATIGQRVIFASAAQSGRLVCECDADSIAAREVAALAAEIGRLAP, via the coding sequence ATGATCGCGGCACTCCTCAATCAGAAGGGCGGCGTCGGCAAGACAACGCTCGCCTTGCACCTTGCCGGCGAATGGGCGCGAGGCGGAAGCACCGCCACTCTGATCGATGCCGACCCGCAGGGATCGGCACTCGACTGGTCCGAACGGCGCAGCCATGAGGGGCTGCCGCGGCGCTTCGGCGTCATCGGCCTCGCGCGCGACACGCTGCATCACGAAGCCCCGGAGCTCGCCCGCACTGCCGACCATGTCGTTATCGACGGTCCGCCGCGCGTCGCGGGGTTGATGCGCTCGGCGCTACTCGCCGCTGACATCATCCTCATCCCCGTTCAGCCGTCACCCTTCGATGGCTGGGCCTCGGCGGAGATCCTGCGCCTGATCGAGGAGGCGCGGATATTCCGTCCGCAGCTCGCAGTGCGCTTCGTCCTCAACCGTTGTCCGGCACGAACCATCATCGCGCGCGAGACCGGTGATGCGCTCGCCGACCAGGACCCGCCCGCGCTGCGCGCGACGATCGGCCAGCGCGTCATCTTTGCGTCGGCCGCGCAGTCCGGCCGCCTCGTTTGCGAGTGCGATGCAGACAGCATCGCCGCGCGGGAAGTGGCGGCGCTCGCGGCCGAGATCGGAAGGCTCGCACCATGA
- a CDS encoding DUF2840 domain-containing protein produces the protein MTGTTAPGAGASTMLSSHTSDALTNVELTWIEGRIEYWIRFGRAAGERIIDRRRRVVSFRPGAIFAFVRWASNDYGTVISRIDIVRAVAPGAAYQTLPFVRPGGEILLKIEGWPKVEKVLQHIDAVEAAEVDPCDAAPDHWRHVAHRMSAGQEPRPYTPERHQAWLKRREIER, from the coding sequence ATGACCGGCACAACAGCCCCCGGTGCCGGCGCAAGTACGATGCTCTCCTCCCACACGTCCGACGCACTCACCAATGTCGAACTGACCTGGATCGAGGGCAGGATCGAATACTGGATTCGCTTCGGCCGTGCGGCCGGCGAGCGGATCATCGACCGCCGACGGCGCGTCGTATCTTTCCGTCCCGGCGCCATCTTCGCCTTTGTGCGCTGGGCGTCCAACGACTATGGCACGGTCATCTCGCGCATCGACATCGTGCGCGCCGTCGCTCCGGGCGCCGCCTATCAGACGCTTCCCTTCGTGCGCCCCGGCGGGGAAATCCTGCTCAAGATCGAAGGCTGGCCGAAGGTCGAGAAGGTGCTCCAGCACATCGACGCGGTGGAAGCCGCCGAAGTCGATCCATGCGACGCCGCCCCCGATCACTGGCGCCATGTGGCGCACCGGATGAGCGCTGGCCAGGAACCGCGTCCCTACACGCCGGAGCGTCATCAGGCCTGGCTCAAGCGGCGGGAGATCGAACGATGA
- a CDS encoding S26 family signal peptidase — protein sequence MTRFGYVMLTYFTAMGVAAAAFVPTSLKLVWNVSASAPIGLYRIDPAVHLNVPDLVAVMPPEPLEDFMVERGYIGHDVPILKRVLGVPGQRICRSGHTITVDGIAMGEARDRDRLDRPLPVWSGCRTVADDELFLMNWQVPDSLDGRYFGPLPATTVIGRAIPLYTDEDGDGRFVWRAPTR from the coding sequence ATGACCCGCTTTGGCTACGTCATGCTCACCTACTTCACCGCCATGGGCGTCGCCGCGGCCGCGTTCGTTCCGACCTCGCTGAAGCTCGTCTGGAACGTGTCGGCCAGCGCACCGATCGGCCTTTATCGGATCGACCCCGCCGTGCATCTCAACGTCCCCGATCTTGTCGCGGTCATGCCGCCCGAGCCGCTTGAGGACTTCATGGTCGAGCGCGGTTACATCGGCCACGACGTCCCGATCCTGAAGCGCGTTCTCGGCGTGCCGGGACAGCGCATATGCCGGAGCGGCCACACCATCACGGTCGACGGAATCGCGATGGGCGAAGCGCGCGACCGTGATCGCCTGGACCGCCCGCTGCCGGTCTGGAGCGGCTGCCGCACCGTCGCGGACGACGAACTCTTCCTCATGAACTGGCAGGTCCCCGACAGCCTCGACGGCCGGTATTTCGGTCCGCTTCCGGCGACGACCGTCATCGGCCGGGCAATCCCTCTCTACACCGACGAAGACGGCGATGGCCGTTTCGTCTGGCGCGCGCCGACGCGGTGA
- a CDS encoding DUF736 domain-containing protein gives MPQIGQFTRTENGYGGRMRSLSFDCELTFVTAENADSENAPAYRVHLGDETGPEVGAGWKHTGDRAGTFISVVLDDPAFAVPVRARLFQSDEDGGDWGLHWTRPKKRDEQD, from the coding sequence ATGCCCCAAATCGGACAATTCACGCGCACGGAAAATGGCTACGGCGGTCGCATGCGCTCGCTGTCCTTCGACTGCGAGCTTACATTCGTCACGGCCGAGAATGCCGACAGCGAGAACGCGCCGGCCTACCGCGTTCATCTTGGCGACGAGACAGGGCCTGAGGTTGGCGCCGGATGGAAACATACCGGCGACCGCGCAGGCACGTTCATCTCTGTCGTCCTCGACGATCCAGCCTTTGCGGTTCCGGTGCGCGCCCGGCTGTTCCAGTCGGACGAGGATGGAGGCGACTGGGGCCTGCACTGGACCCGTCCGAAGAAACGCGACGAGCAGGACTGA
- a CDS encoding lytic transglycosylase domain-containing protein gives MPRIGPSAALRRCGPCGRIALLFLFGMVIAVLDTSGASAQPTPAGRHEVRDPIAAHIAEAAQRFGIPEHWIATVMGAESAGDARAISHAGAQGLMQVMPATWEDLRIRHRLGSDPFDPRDNVLAGAAYLREMYDRYGTIPAMLAAYNAGPDRYDEHLATGRPLPAETRAYVDLIAPALGATVPSSGAPAVPAPPPDWREAPLFVPRSIDRRSVADRAIVKQTDGASASVPVQPDGEDHSHPKTIFIAQDDTGG, from the coding sequence ATGCCGCGCATCGGTCCGTCAGCAGCACTGCGGCGGTGCGGTCCCTGCGGCCGCATTGCCCTCCTTTTCCTTTTCGGCATGGTCATCGCCGTGCTCGATACCAGCGGCGCATCCGCACAGCCGACGCCCGCCGGGCGACACGAAGTCCGCGATCCCATTGCCGCGCATATTGCCGAGGCGGCGCAGCGGTTCGGAATTCCCGAACACTGGATTGCCACCGTCATGGGCGCAGAGAGCGCAGGTGATGCGCGCGCGATCTCCCATGCCGGCGCTCAGGGGTTGATGCAGGTCATGCCTGCGACCTGGGAAGATCTGCGCATTCGACATCGGCTCGGCTCCGATCCCTTCGACCCGCGCGATAACGTCCTGGCGGGCGCGGCCTATCTGCGCGAGATGTACGACCGTTACGGCACGATCCCGGCAATGCTCGCGGCCTACAATGCCGGTCCCGATCGCTATGACGAGCACCTCGCAACAGGGCGACCGCTGCCAGCCGAAACACGCGCCTATGTCGATCTGATTGCACCGGCGCTGGGTGCAACGGTGCCATCGTCCGGCGCTCCGGCTGTACCCGCACCGCCACCCGACTGGCGCGAGGCGCCGCTGTTCGTCCCGCGCTCAATTGACCGCCGGTCAGTCGCGGACCGCGCCATCGTCAAGCAGACGGATGGCGCCTCTGCTTCCGTGCCGGTGCAGCCCGATGGCGAGGATCATTCCCACCCGAAGACCATCTTCATTGCGCAGGATGACACCGGGGGGTGA